A single genomic interval of Adhaeribacter pallidiroseus harbors:
- a CDS encoding SusC/RagA family TonB-linked outer membrane protein — protein MKKYSFTKLSILRKTGQLSSLAILMLAMSSEVRAFSFVKSPIRVIINSPDQLITGKVTGDKGEELPGVSVRVKGSQQGTTTSPTGEFELSVPENSVLVFSFIGYKTLEVPAAQGQLIVKLLPDQEQLNEVVVVGYGSQKKVNVTGSVTSLDQKVLANRPITNSTQALQNLPGVFTNQTKGRPGADAATIRIRGVGTLNNSNPLVLVDGVEFPLGDVNPNDIESITVLKDAASAAIYGNRAANGVILVKTKSGQKGTFRVDYNFYVGKQKATQFPDVVTNSIEYMEGKNRALANEGKPAESTPALLEEYRNGTDPYIYPNTNWFDLMFRSAPIQEHNLRLSGGSEKTAFSVSLGYLNQQGILIQTSGKRYSLNTNVSADISKKVKIGASLIGNFWINQESAYSADEGNGEGGLMGLIYRGLPMQTPYAPNGTYADQWIRVPGHNFFRNPVALSKEGFRKNNQYRTLANLFLEYQLPFNIRYKTTIATNILFGVEKYSYPQINLTNPKTGVISPIGNTPLRGIRQISQNNINLTNFHTLNWEQTFNQHTLTALAGFSVEKFNDGNFSAYNQGYLGNDLTELNAGSTAPQVTGTSGQSRLLSYFGRINYNYAEKYLLEANFRYDGSSRFAPGNRWGFFPSFSAGWRLSEEEFLKNNPFVSNLKLRGSYGRLGNQLIPLFSYVDAISLGQGYNFNNTLVSGAAITQLSDPNITWETTTMLDFGLEGGFFENRLSFEIDWFDKKTSNILRQVAIPAQVGNLDGPFRNIGAVTNQGVEVNIGFRNSIQQFRYSVDANVTFLKNEVTDLDGQVYYNGNTITQEGSAISAFYGLEAEGIFQNKDEIQNHAFQNAGTQPGDLKYRDIDGNKVIDNNDRVVIGNSIPQYTYGFNLSARYKDLELSAIFQGLANVDTYLTGNLAQPYKNGAGVTREWLTNSWTPENPTAKLPRLTTSNGYPQNYLTSSFWIKDASYLRLKNIQLSYNLPKTLYTKGGITQFKLFVNAQNYVTFTQFKFSDPERNLTRGDLIEYPNAKSFTAGLNVSF, from the coding sequence ATGAAAAAATATAGCTTTACTAAGCTATCCATTCTCCGGAAAACCGGACAACTCTCGTCGTTGGCAATATTAATGCTGGCCATGAGTTCCGAAGTAAGGGCATTTTCCTTTGTAAAATCTCCTATCAGGGTAATAATCAATTCACCGGACCAACTAATTACAGGCAAAGTAACCGGCGATAAAGGAGAAGAACTACCGGGCGTCAGCGTACGGGTGAAAGGAAGCCAGCAGGGAACTACAACCTCGCCCACCGGCGAATTTGAATTATCGGTGCCGGAAAACAGCGTGCTGGTTTTTTCTTTTATCGGGTACAAAACGTTGGAAGTACCTGCTGCCCAAGGCCAGCTAATTGTAAAATTACTGCCCGACCAGGAACAACTGAACGAAGTGGTAGTGGTGGGTTATGGCTCCCAGAAAAAAGTAAACGTAACGGGTTCGGTAACCAGTTTAGACCAAAAAGTACTAGCTAACCGGCCAATCACCAACTCTACGCAAGCATTGCAAAATTTACCCGGGGTATTCACGAACCAAACCAAAGGGCGGCCCGGTGCCGATGCCGCTACCATCCGCATCCGGGGCGTAGGTACTTTAAATAACAGCAATCCGCTGGTATTGGTGGATGGCGTAGAGTTTCCGTTGGGCGATGTAAACCCGAATGATATTGAAAGCATTACGGTGCTGAAAGATGCGGCTTCGGCGGCTATTTACGGAAACCGCGCCGCGAACGGCGTTATTCTGGTAAAAACCAAAAGCGGCCAAAAAGGTACTTTCCGGGTGGATTATAACTTTTACGTGGGGAAACAAAAAGCCACCCAGTTCCCCGACGTAGTAACCAATTCCATCGAGTATATGGAAGGCAAAAACCGGGCTTTGGCTAACGAAGGCAAACCGGCCGAAAGTACGCCCGCTCTGCTGGAAGAATACCGCAACGGCACCGACCCGTACATTTACCCCAACACCAACTGGTTTGATTTGATGTTTCGCTCCGCTCCCATCCAGGAACACAACCTACGGCTTTCCGGTGGCAGTGAAAAAACCGCCTTTTCGGTTTCGTTAGGCTATTTAAACCAGCAAGGCATTCTGATCCAGACTTCGGGCAAACGGTATTCTTTAAACACGAATGTTTCCGCGGACATCAGCAAAAAAGTAAAAATTGGCGCCAGTTTAATTGGTAATTTCTGGATAAACCAAGAAAGTGCTTACAGCGCCGACGAAGGCAACGGCGAAGGCGGCTTAATGGGTTTAATTTACCGCGGTTTACCCATGCAAACGCCGTACGCCCCAAATGGCACTTACGCTGACCAGTGGATTCGGGTACCCGGCCATAACTTTTTCCGGAACCCGGTAGCTCTATCCAAAGAAGGTTTCCGGAAAAATAACCAATACCGCACCTTGGCCAATTTGTTTCTGGAATACCAATTACCATTTAACATTCGCTACAAAACCACCATAGCCACTAATATTTTATTTGGCGTAGAAAAATACTCCTATCCGCAAATAAATTTGACTAATCCTAAAACCGGTGTCATCAGCCCAATTGGTAATACTCCTTTGCGCGGCATCCGGCAGATTAGCCAGAACAACATTAACTTAACCAATTTCCATACTTTAAATTGGGAGCAAACCTTTAACCAACATACCCTTACTGCCTTGGCTGGCTTTAGCGTCGAAAAGTTTAACGATGGCAATTTCTCGGCTTATAACCAAGGGTATTTAGGCAACGATTTAACCGAATTAAACGCCGGCAGCACCGCACCGCAGGTAACCGGCACCTCGGGCCAATCGAGACTGCTTTCCTATTTTGGCCGCATTAATTACAACTACGCCGAAAAGTATTTACTGGAAGCCAACTTCCGCTACGATGGCTCCTCGCGGTTTGCGCCCGGTAACCGCTGGGGATTTTTTCCGTCGTTCTCGGCGGGCTGGCGTTTGAGCGAAGAAGAATTTTTAAAAAATAACCCCTTTGTGAGTAATTTAAAACTGCGCGGCTCTTACGGTCGTTTGGGTAATCAGTTAATTCCCTTATTCAGCTACGTCGATGCTATTTCTTTAGGTCAGGGCTATAACTTTAACAATACCCTGGTGAGCGGCGCCGCTATTACTCAACTCAGCGACCCTAACATTACCTGGGAAACCACCACCATGCTGGACTTTGGCTTAGAAGGCGGCTTTTTTGAAAACCGCTTATCTTTTGAAATAGATTGGTTCGATAAAAAAACTTCCAACATTTTACGACAGGTGGCTATTCCGGCCCAAGTCGGCAATTTGGATGGACCTTTTCGGAATATTGGCGCGGTAACCAACCAAGGCGTGGAAGTAAATATAGGTTTTCGGAATTCCATTCAGCAATTCCGGTACAGTGTGGATGCGAACGTAACTTTTTTAAAAAATGAAGTAACGGATCTGGATGGCCAGGTGTATTACAACGGCAATACCATTACGCAGGAAGGCTCCGCCATCAGTGCTTTTTATGGCTTAGAAGCCGAAGGCATCTTCCAGAATAAAGATGAAATCCAGAACCACGCTTTTCAGAACGCCGGCACCCAGCCCGGCGATTTAAAATACCGCGACATCGATGGCAATAAAGTCATCGACAACAACGACCGGGTAGTGATTGGCAACAGCATTCCGCAATATACCTACGGCTTTAATTTAAGTGCCAGGTACAAAGACTTGGAGCTGAGCGCCATTTTTCAAGGTTTGGCCAACGTGGACACCTATTTAACCGGTAACCTGGCCCAGCCCTATAAAAACGGCGCCGGCGTTACCCGGGAATGGCTCACCAATTCCTGGACGCCGGAAAACCCCACCGCGAAACTGCCGCGCTTAACTACTTCCAACGGGTATCCGCAAAATTATCTTACTTCCAGTTTCTGGATCAAAGATGCTTCTTATTTACGGTTAAAAAATATTCAGCTCAGTTACAATTTGCCGAAAACTTTGTATACCAAAGGGGGCATTACTCAATTTAAGTTATTTGTAAACGCCCAGAACTACGTAACCTTTACCCAATTTAAATTCAGCGATCCGGAAAGAAATTTAACCCGCGGTGATTTAATTGAATACCCGAATGCCAAAAGTTTCACGGCCGGTTTAAATGTTTCGTTTTAA
- a CDS encoding RagB/SusD family nutrient uptake outer membrane protein codes for MKKFIFYTLVLFCFSSCQDSFLDVTPTDRFTQETYWNTKEQAEAALNATYAVIVNTNSLYSAGNTVYLDALTPNTYQYNRDENIISRGLHNAATSIFNTTWNTSYLGIGRANNLLANIDKVAMDEVLKNRYKAEAKFLRALFYFPLWNLYGGAPLITEATNYETQATLPRNSGEEVLAQILKDLDEAAAGDVLPLTYTGADKGRVTRGAVYAFKARMLLYASRWEEAAVAAKKVIDLNTYSLFPNYRALFYLENEGNTEVVFDAQYKFPEFTHSLDVSLDQQLGSAPLPGLVDDYYATDGLPIASSTVYNPAKPFENRDPRLQATVIIPGTTFKGAPVTDIQYPSTGYGLKKYTIFKDSEKPTIVPTSNTSELNFIILRYADVLLMYAEAQNEAFGPESGADKNLTVAQAVNLVRQRVQMPALPAGLSPEQMRAEIRHERRVELAAEGLYYYDIRRWKIAEQVLNTDVYNNKGGRIDNRMFNAGRDYLWPIPSIAIQNNPALKQNPGYGN; via the coding sequence ATGAAAAAATTTATTTTTTATACCCTTGTCTTATTTTGTTTCAGCAGCTGCCAGGATTCGTTTCTGGACGTAACGCCGACCGATAGGTTTACCCAAGAAACTTACTGGAACACCAAAGAACAAGCCGAAGCGGCTTTAAATGCTACCTACGCCGTTATTGTAAATACCAATTCATTGTACTCGGCCGGTAATACCGTTTACCTCGATGCCCTTACGCCCAACACCTACCAGTATAACCGCGACGAAAACATTATTTCGCGGGGCTTACACAATGCCGCTACAAGTATATTTAATACCACCTGGAACACCAGCTACCTGGGCATTGGCCGGGCCAATAATTTACTGGCCAATATCGATAAAGTAGCCATGGATGAGGTGCTGAAAAACCGGTACAAAGCCGAGGCTAAATTTTTGCGGGCTTTGTTTTACTTTCCGTTGTGGAATTTATACGGCGGCGCTCCTTTAATAACCGAAGCCACCAATTACGAAACCCAGGCTACTTTACCCCGGAACTCCGGAGAGGAAGTACTGGCCCAAATTTTAAAAGATTTAGACGAAGCGGCGGCTGGGGATGTGTTACCTCTTACTTACACCGGCGCCGATAAAGGCCGGGTAACCCGCGGTGCGGTTTACGCTTTTAAAGCCCGCATGTTATTGTACGCCAGCCGCTGGGAAGAAGCCGCGGTAGCCGCCAAAAAGGTAATTGATTTAAATACTTATTCGCTATTCCCGAACTACCGGGCTTTGTTTTACCTCGAGAACGAAGGCAACACCGAAGTTGTCTTTGATGCGCAGTACAAGTTTCCGGAGTTTACCCATTCTTTAGACGTGAGTTTAGATCAGCAATTAGGCTCGGCGCCTTTACCCGGCCTGGTAGACGATTATTACGCTACCGATGGTTTGCCCATTGCCAGCTCCACCGTGTACAATCCGGCTAAGCCGTTTGAAAACCGCGACCCGCGCTTACAAGCTACCGTAATTATTCCGGGTACTACTTTTAAAGGCGCTCCCGTTACGGACATTCAGTACCCCAGCACTGGTTACGGACTAAAGAAGTACACTATTTTTAAGGATAGCGAAAAGCCAACCATTGTACCCACCAGTAATACCTCGGAGTTAAACTTTATTATCTTGCGCTACGCCGATGTATTGCTCATGTACGCCGAAGCTCAAAACGAAGCTTTTGGTCCGGAATCCGGTGCCGATAAAAATTTAACCGTAGCCCAAGCGGTAAATTTAGTACGGCAACGGGTTCAAATGCCTGCTCTTCCAGCTGGCTTGTCGCCAGAGCAAATGCGGGCCGAAATCCGGCACGAACGTCGGGTAGAACTGGCGGCCGAAGGTTTGTATTATTACGACATTCGACGTTGGAAAATTGCCGAACAAGTCTTAAACACCGACGTGTACAACAACAAAGGTGGCCGGATTGATAACCGGATGTTCAACGCCGGGCGTGATTATTTATGGCCCATCCCCTCCATTGCTATTCAGAATAACCCGGCTTTAAAGCAAAACCCGGGTTACGGTAATTAA
- a CDS encoding arylsulfatase, producing MKHLLKAFILVGILFSGQTKAQTPKPKKPNIIFILADDLGYGNLTSYNKNSPIPTPNIDRLAKEGTKFTRFYSGSTVCAPSRCALMTGYHMGHAYVRGNSKAKDGTGALRAQDTTMAQRLQQNGYLTGMFGKWGLGDEETQGAPHLKGFNEFYGYLDQAHAHDYYTNRLLEIRDNKTQAVKVDTTQYTQDLIVNKALAFLKNHKEDPFFLYLPLTLPHAELKVPKELLKKFQNPDGTSKLGPEKPFKKLNNYDSQAQPHAAFAAMVSKLDGDVGKVVALVKQLGLDDNTYIFFTSDNGPHKEGGGDPVFFNSSGPLKGVKRDLYEGGIRVPLLVRAPGRVPAGKVTDQPWAFWDILPTVGQLTATPVPANIDGLSFTDALAGKTPVKKHDYLYWQFKEGELKEALTQGYWKLIRFKDEGKPEVLELYNLQNDLGEKNNLAAKNPAKVKELKALMTRAKTPSENKTFDWASVEQ from the coding sequence ATGAAACACCTCTTAAAAGCATTCATCCTGGTGGGAATTCTCTTCTCGGGACAAACCAAAGCCCAGACCCCGAAACCAAAAAAGCCCAACATTATTTTTATTCTGGCCGATGACCTGGGCTACGGCAACTTAACCAGCTACAACAAAAATTCGCCGATCCCTACGCCCAACATCGACCGGCTGGCAAAAGAAGGCACCAAGTTTACCCGCTTTTATTCCGGTAGTACGGTGTGCGCGCCTTCCCGCTGCGCTTTAATGACGGGCTACCACATGGGCCATGCCTACGTGCGGGGCAACAGCAAAGCCAAAGACGGCACCGGTGCTTTACGCGCCCAGGATACTACCATGGCTCAGCGTTTGCAGCAAAACGGCTACTTAACCGGCATGTTCGGCAAGTGGGGTTTGGGCGACGAAGAAACGCAAGGCGCCCCGCACCTGAAAGGCTTTAACGAGTTTTACGGGTACTTAGACCAGGCCCACGCCCATGATTATTACACCAACCGCTTACTGGAAATCCGGGACAACAAAACCCAGGCCGTTAAAGTAGACACCACCCAGTACACCCAGGATTTAATCGTGAACAAAGCCTTAGCTTTTTTAAAAAATCATAAAGAAGATCCGTTTTTCCTATACCTGCCTTTAACCTTACCGCACGCCGAACTAAAAGTGCCGAAAGAATTACTAAAAAAATTCCAGAATCCGGATGGCACTAGTAAGCTGGGTCCGGAAAAGCCTTTTAAAAAATTAAATAACTACGATAGCCAGGCCCAACCGCACGCCGCTTTTGCCGCTATGGTTTCTAAGTTGGATGGCGACGTCGGTAAAGTGGTTGCATTAGTGAAACAACTCGGCCTCGACGACAACACCTACATCTTTTTTACCAGCGACAATGGTCCGCATAAAGAAGGCGGCGGCGACCCGGTTTTCTTTAACAGCAGCGGTCCGCTAAAAGGTGTAAAACGCGATTTGTACGAAGGCGGTATTCGGGTGCCGTTACTGGTCAGGGCGCCTGGCCGCGTACCCGCTGGTAAAGTAACCGACCAACCCTGGGCTTTCTGGGACATTCTGCCTACCGTGGGGCAACTAACGGCTACCCCCGTGCCTGCTAACATCGACGGCCTTTCCTTTACGGATGCTTTGGCTGGAAAAACTCCGGTTAAAAAACACGACTACCTCTACTGGCAGTTTAAAGAAGGCGAATTAAAAGAAGCGCTGACGCAAGGCTATTGGAAATTAATCCGGTTTAAAGACGAAGGCAAACCCGAAGTACTGGAGCTCTACAACCTCCAGAATGACCTGGGCGAAAAAAACAACCTGGCCGCTAAAAACCCCGCCAAAGTAAAAGAATTAAAAGCCTTAATGACGCGCGCCAAAACCCCTTCCGAGAATAAAACTTTCGACTGGGCTTCGGTGGAGCAATAA
- a CDS encoding NADP-dependent oxidoreductase, which translates to MEKEMKAAVYEEFGGADKIQIRSITIPELKESEVLVKIKAAGVNPVDAAVREGFLKNYLPYRFPIIPGWDMAGVVADRGFSARRFAVGDAVYAYARRPLVQYGTFAEYIVIPESYLAHKPETVSFEEAAGIPLVGLTAYQSMYEAGNLQADQTVLILGASGGVGSLGIQLAKAKGARVIGVASAKNHDYMQQLGADFTLDYQQGNIGVMVKEIMPKGVDLIFDCASGDTLQQSLPALKPAGKLVSILHHGEGLNPAIHFQYVFVEPNSSQLEHLRELTNAGKLRVHVSETFTLDQTVEAFNQIQTHHTTGKIVLVP; encoded by the coding sequence ATGGAAAAAGAAATGAAAGCGGCGGTTTACGAAGAGTTTGGCGGAGCAGATAAAATTCAGATTCGTTCCATAACTATACCTGAGTTAAAAGAAAGCGAAGTACTTGTAAAAATAAAAGCGGCCGGTGTAAACCCCGTGGATGCAGCGGTGCGGGAAGGTTTTTTAAAAAATTATTTGCCGTACAGGTTTCCGATAATCCCGGGCTGGGACATGGCGGGTGTTGTGGCAGACCGGGGTTTTAGTGCTCGGCGGTTTGCTGTGGGGGATGCAGTATATGCGTATGCCCGGCGGCCCTTGGTGCAATACGGCACTTTTGCCGAGTATATTGTTATTCCGGAGAGTTACCTGGCGCACAAGCCCGAAACCGTTTCGTTTGAAGAAGCGGCGGGTATTCCGTTGGTAGGGCTTACGGCGTATCAAAGCATGTACGAGGCGGGTAATTTGCAGGCGGACCAAACTGTTTTAATATTGGGTGCTTCAGGTGGAGTAGGCAGTTTGGGTATTCAATTGGCTAAAGCCAAAGGTGCCCGTGTAATTGGGGTGGCCAGTGCCAAAAACCACGACTACATGCAACAACTCGGCGCCGATTTTACCCTGGATTATCAGCAAGGCAATATCGGGGTGATGGTAAAAGAAATAATGCCGAAAGGAGTAGACTTAATTTTCGACTGCGCCAGCGGTGACACCTTGCAGCAAAGCTTACCAGCCCTGAAACCCGCGGGTAAGCTGGTTTCCATTCTGCACCACGGCGAAGGCCTGAACCCGGCTATCCATTTTCAATACGTTTTCGTGGAACCCAACAGCTCGCAACTGGAGCACTTGCGGGAATTAACAAATGCCGGAAAACTGCGCGTACACGTGAGCGAAACGTTTACTTTAGATCAAACCGTAGAAGCTTTCAATCAGATTCAAACCCACCATACTACCGGTAAAATTGTGCTGGTACCGTAG
- a CDS encoding HigA family addiction module antitoxin: MNMMMHNPPHPGEILREYINGLNKTVTEVAAALESSRKHLSLILNGHTGISTKMARKLSVAFSTTPEFWLNLQKNYELWQARQKVDVSKICYFLDIGS; this comes from the coding sequence ATGAATATGATGATGCACAACCCGCCGCATCCCGGCGAAATACTGCGGGAATACATAAATGGCCTGAATAAAACCGTAACGGAAGTAGCCGCAGCTTTAGAAAGTAGCCGTAAACATTTATCACTTATTTTAAATGGGCATACGGGCATAAGCACCAAAATGGCCCGGAAGCTTTCAGTGGCGTTTAGCACCACCCCGGAGTTCTGGTTAAACCTACAGAAGAACTATGAATTGTGGCAAGCACGGCAGAAAGTAGATGTAAGCAAAATTTGCTATTTTCTGGATATAGGAAGTTGA
- a CDS encoding C-terminal binding protein yields the protein MSKKYRVVITDFLSDSLETETKILNNLADVVALNAFSEEDLMGKIEEADAVILYHLLTISKNTIARLKNCRLIVRAGVGIDNVDYRYARTCNIPVVNIPDYGSEDVADTAMGMLLSLMRGVHFLNSRLRAGQGEWSYTQVQPLRRLRGCSLGIIGLGRIGTAMALRAKSLGMEVSFYDPYKPDGYDKALGIKRVETLPELLEKSQVVSLHCPLTEETQHLINACSLAYMAPGAYLINTARGAVVDTSIIPEALVSGQLAGAALDVLEQEPPGNNPLIQAWQDPQHSAHHRLILNPHAAFYSEEGLAEIRVRSAQACLNALAGKPLRNVIN from the coding sequence ATGAGCAAAAAATACCGGGTAGTTATTACTGACTTTTTGAGCGATTCTCTGGAAACAGAAACTAAAATTTTAAATAATCTGGCCGATGTAGTGGCTCTGAATGCTTTTTCAGAAGAAGATTTAATGGGAAAAATAGAAGAAGCGGATGCGGTTATTTTGTATCATTTGCTTACTATTTCTAAAAACACCATTGCTCGGCTTAAAAACTGCCGTTTAATCGTTCGGGCCGGGGTTGGAATCGACAATGTAGATTACCGGTATGCCCGCACTTGCAATATACCGGTTGTAAACATTCCGGATTACGGTTCAGAAGATGTGGCGGATACGGCCATGGGCATGTTGCTTTCGCTGATGCGCGGAGTGCATTTTTTAAATTCCCGCCTGCGCGCCGGACAAGGCGAGTGGAGTTATACTCAAGTGCAGCCACTGCGCCGTTTGCGCGGTTGTTCTTTGGGAATAATAGGTCTTGGTCGGATTGGTACCGCCATGGCCTTGCGGGCCAAAAGTTTGGGCATGGAGGTAAGCTTTTACGATCCTTATAAACCCGATGGCTATGATAAAGCCTTGGGCATTAAACGGGTGGAAACCTTGCCCGAATTGTTGGAAAAATCGCAGGTAGTAAGCTTGCATTGTCCTTTAACCGAAGAAACGCAGCACTTAATTAATGCCTGTTCTTTGGCGTATATGGCACCGGGCGCTTACCTGATTAATACCGCCCGCGGCGCTGTAGTGGATACCAGCATTATACCAGAAGCTTTGGTAAGTGGCCAATTAGCCGGAGCGGCCTTGGATGTGTTGGAACAAGAACCACCCGGTAATAATCCGCTTATCCAGGCCTGGCAGGATCCGCAACACTCGGCTCACCACCGCCTTATTCTTAATCCGCACGCGGCTTTTTACTCCGAAGAAGGTTTGGCCGAAATAAGAGTAAGAAGCGCTCAGGCTTGTTTAAATGCTCTCGCGGGCAAGCCTTTGCGAAACGTTATTAATTAA
- a CDS encoding right-handed parallel beta-helix repeat-containing protein: MQKFYVFLIRPNLWFGHYIVCLFGLLLFPVLLKAENAVVPGQLTVEPPTLLNLGFDWSINGDNNRNATVQVAFRKTGTNIWLDALPLLRIGGERVIRETEFLDYTVPNGFAGSILDLEPGTEYECRLTMLDPDGVQGTAVQVVKVRTRIEPKAATVGRVLHVYPPDWKGPKQEPSFLGLKAAYYGSGLGDWSVVSERKVQPGDIILVHAGLYKADRLNYVEPHGIPFDGTYVLTAKGTADKPIVIRGAGDGAAIFDGAGAHQLFDVMATAYHIFENLTIRNTDVAFAAGQKEVLGATDLTVRNCRIEDVGIALTTEYAGSKNFYIADNIILGRDDRHYLVGWANPGLYAPTPLKSYFAVKVYGSGHVICHNAVAYFHDAITVSTYGTPDSAQKAVAIDIYNNDIHLMVDDFIEADGGVHNIRVMRNRGVNAAQCGLSAQPIFGGPAYFIRNVLYHIPNGCALKFMSKPAGLIVYHNTFISENVNPQTFSNAHFRNNLFLGTDAPQRPLIIFPNATAYSTSDYNGYRPNRASADQFRWVSPAKEQLRDYNITVKDALAFPNITSLTKASGLEAHSVELDYSIFKNLQAPDPAKPHGIYHATDFSFQLKPKSKAVDAGLKLPNINANYKGNAPDLGALEAGEPVPVYGPRGNQDQPFYR; the protein is encoded by the coding sequence ATGCAGAAATTTTACGTTTTCTTAATCCGACCCAACCTTTGGTTTGGCCATTACATTGTTTGTTTGTTCGGTTTGCTTTTGTTTCCGGTACTTTTAAAAGCGGAAAACGCCGTAGTTCCGGGTCAGTTAACCGTAGAACCTCCTACTTTACTAAATCTAGGTTTTGATTGGTCTATTAATGGCGATAATAACCGGAATGCAACCGTTCAGGTAGCTTTTCGAAAAACCGGCACTAATATTTGGCTGGACGCGCTGCCGCTGTTGCGCATAGGTGGGGAACGCGTTATTCGCGAAACGGAGTTTCTGGATTATACGGTACCTAATGGATTTGCCGGAAGTATCCTGGACCTGGAGCCAGGTACGGAGTACGAATGCCGTTTAACCATGCTGGACCCTGATGGCGTGCAAGGCACCGCAGTGCAGGTGGTAAAAGTAAGAACCCGAATTGAGCCTAAAGCTGCCACAGTCGGACGGGTGCTGCACGTGTACCCACCGGACTGGAAAGGGCCAAAACAAGAACCTTCTTTTCTGGGACTGAAAGCCGCCTACTACGGTTCCGGACTTGGAGATTGGTCGGTAGTGAGTGAGCGCAAAGTACAACCTGGCGATATTATACTGGTGCACGCCGGTTTGTATAAAGCCGATCGATTAAATTACGTGGAGCCGCATGGGATTCCGTTTGATGGCACCTACGTTTTAACCGCCAAAGGAACTGCCGATAAACCCATTGTGATTCGGGGAGCCGGTGATGGCGCGGCTATTTTCGATGGGGCAGGGGCGCACCAACTTTTCGATGTAATGGCCACCGCTTATCATATTTTTGAAAATTTAACAATCCGGAACACCGATGTGGCTTTTGCCGCCGGCCAGAAAGAAGTGCTGGGTGCTACCGACCTAACCGTGCGAAATTGCCGGATAGAAGATGTAGGTATAGCACTCACCACCGAATACGCCGGTTCCAAAAACTTTTACATAGCCGATAATATTATTCTGGGCCGTGATGACCGGCATTATTTAGTAGGATGGGCGAACCCAGGTTTGTACGCACCTACCCCGCTAAAAAGTTATTTTGCGGTAAAAGTGTATGGTTCTGGTCATGTTATCTGCCATAACGCGGTAGCCTACTTTCACGATGCCATTACGGTATCTACCTACGGTACTCCAGACTCCGCGCAAAAAGCGGTAGCCATAGACATCTACAATAATGATATTCATTTAATGGTGGATGATTTTATTGAAGCCGATGGGGGAGTGCATAATATCCGGGTGATGCGTAACCGGGGGGTAAATGCCGCGCAATGCGGGTTAAGTGCGCAACCTATTTTTGGCGGACCGGCCTATTTTATCCGGAATGTGCTCTATCATATTCCTAATGGTTGTGCGCTTAAATTTATGTCGAAACCAGCGGGGCTAATAGTGTATCACAATACCTTTATTTCGGAGAATGTAAATCCACAAACATTCTCCAACGCCCATTTCCGCAATAATTTGTTTTTAGGTACCGATGCCCCGCAAAGGCCGCTTATTATTTTCCCGAATGCAACTGCTTATTCTACTTCCGATTATAACGGTTACCGGCCCAATCGGGCCAGCGCCGATCAGTTCCGTTGGGTTTCGCCGGCCAAAGAACAACTCCGCGATTATAATATAACCGTGAAAGATGCCCTAGCTTTCCCCAATATAACCAGTTTAACAAAAGCCAGCGGCCTAGAAGCACACAGCGTGGAACTGGATTACTCTATTTTTAAAAATTTGCAAGCACCCGACCCCGCCAAACCACACGGTATTTACCACGCCACGGATTTTTCATTTCAACTTAAACCAAAAAGTAAAGCCGTTGACGCCGGATTGAAACTGCCGAATATAAACGCTAATTATAAGGGCAATGCCCCGGATTTGGGGGCTTTAGAAGCAGGAGAGCCTGTGCCGGTGTACGGCCCCCGAGGAAACCAAGATCAGCCTTTTTACCGGTAA